The Corynebacterium renale genome includes a region encoding these proteins:
- a CDS encoding multifunctional oxoglutarate decarboxylase/oxoglutarate dehydrogenase thiamine pyrophosphate-binding subunit/dihydrolipoyllysine-residue succinyltransferase subunit, which translates to MSNASIFGQNQWLVDEMFQQWKQDPNSVDKEWADMFAQHGAPQASQTAGDAPRTAATTSNIRAAVKNPAQAPTANDGKGSATDRTEPVNRQPRKVRTKPESPLKDIQDLPEPGTTQLKGTFRAIAKNMDESLDIPTATTVRDMPARLMFENRAIINDHLKRTHGGKISFTHIIGWALVRATQIHPAMNVRYDIVDGKPSVTNPEHINLGLAIDLPQKDGSRALVVAAIKECETLDFKGFIDAYEDIVARSRKNKLKIDDFQGVTISLTNPGGIGTRHSIPRLTKGQGTIVGVGAMDYPAEFAGASADRLAALGVGKLVTITSTYDHRVIQGAESGEFLREISRLLIDDEFYDEIFKALEIPYAPMRWAQDVPNVGIDKNTRVMQLIESYRSRGHLIADTNPLGWKQPGLPEPDHRDLDIHTHGLTIWDLDRTFNVGGFGGKESMTLREVMSRLRAAYTRQVGSEYMHIMDNDERQWLQDRIEAGMPKPTVAEQKYILQKLNAAEAFENFLQTKYVGQKRFSLEGAEALIPLMDAAIDTAAGQGLDEVVIGMPHRGRLNVLFNIVGKPLSDIFHEFEGNMKEGQIGGSGDVKYHLGAEGQHIQMFGDGEIKVSLAANPSHLEAVDPVLVGIARAKQDLLDKGEQGFSVMPLMLHGDASFAGLGIVQETLNMMGLRGYTVGGTVHIVVNNQVGFTTTPDAGRSSYYATDLAKAYGCPVFHVNGDDPEAVVWVGQLATEYRRRFGKDVFIDLLCYRRRGHNEADDPSMTQPELYSIIDDRKSVRARYTEDLSGRGDLNKDDAEAAARDFHDQMEAVFNEVKESERSGSLEQTGITTSQELTRGLDTSITKEELVEIGQAYANVPEDFTVHRRVKPVAKKRAESSQEGGIDWGWAELVAFSSLANNGQLVRLAGEDSRRGTFTQRHAVLFDPETGEEYNPLNALAESKGKGGKFLVYNSPLTEYAGMGFEYGYSAGNLDAMVAWEAQFGDFANGAQTIIDEYVSSGEAKWGQLNKVVLLLPHGYEGQGPDHSSARIERFLQLAAEGSMTITQPSTPANYFHLLRRHALGTMSRPLVVFTPKSMLRNKHAVSSVEDFTEVKKFRSVINDTKFVDAKGNVSGDVEKVKRILLVSGKLAWELEDRRNKDERDDIAIVRIEMLHPIPFNRLKEAFDTYPNAEEIVFCQDEPANQGPWPFLNEHLPELIPDMLPMRRVSRRAQSSTATGIAKVHQAEQKALLNEIFE; encoded by the coding sequence GTGAGCAACGCCAGCATTTTCGGCCAAAACCAGTGGTTAGTGGATGAAATGTTCCAGCAGTGGAAACAGGACCCTAACTCGGTGGATAAAGAATGGGCCGACATGTTTGCCCAGCATGGAGCCCCCCAAGCATCCCAGACGGCAGGCGACGCGCCGCGTACCGCTGCTACGACTTCCAACATTCGCGCGGCAGTAAAAAACCCAGCACAGGCCCCCACCGCTAATGACGGCAAGGGATCTGCAACTGACCGCACAGAACCGGTAAACCGCCAACCCCGTAAGGTGCGGACGAAGCCAGAGAGCCCGCTGAAGGATATTCAGGACCTTCCTGAACCCGGCACTACACAGCTCAAGGGAACGTTCCGCGCAATCGCTAAGAACATGGATGAATCGCTGGACATCCCGACAGCGACCACCGTGCGCGATATGCCGGCACGCTTGATGTTTGAAAACCGCGCGATCATCAATGATCACCTCAAGCGCACCCACGGTGGCAAGATTTCGTTCACCCACATCATCGGCTGGGCTTTGGTCCGTGCTACGCAAATTCACCCGGCGATGAATGTCCGATACGACATCGTCGACGGCAAACCATCCGTCACCAACCCGGAACACATCAACCTGGGCTTGGCCATCGACCTTCCGCAGAAGGACGGTTCCCGAGCTCTGGTCGTGGCAGCTATCAAGGAATGTGAAACCCTCGATTTCAAGGGCTTCATCGACGCCTACGAAGACATCGTTGCTCGTTCCCGCAAGAACAAGCTCAAGATTGACGATTTCCAGGGCGTCACCATTTCCCTGACCAACCCCGGCGGTATCGGTACCCGTCACTCCATCCCGCGCCTCACTAAGGGCCAGGGCACCATCGTCGGCGTCGGCGCTATGGATTACCCGGCTGAATTTGCGGGTGCATCCGCTGACCGCCTGGCTGCGTTGGGCGTCGGCAAGCTAGTCACCATTACTTCTACCTATGATCACCGCGTGATTCAGGGCGCCGAGTCTGGCGAGTTCCTCCGCGAAATCTCACGACTGCTTATCGACGACGAGTTCTACGACGAAATCTTCAAAGCCCTCGAGATCCCTTACGCACCAATGCGCTGGGCTCAGGACGTTCCCAACGTAGGTATCGACAAGAACACTCGTGTCATGCAGCTGATTGAGTCCTACCGTTCCCGCGGTCACCTCATCGCTGACACTAACCCGTTGGGTTGGAAGCAGCCGGGCCTGCCCGAGCCTGACCACCGCGACCTGGATATCCACACCCACGGTCTAACCATTTGGGACCTCGACCGCACCTTTAACGTCGGAGGTTTCGGCGGTAAGGAATCCATGACCTTGCGCGAAGTCATGTCGCGACTGCGCGCGGCATACACCCGCCAGGTTGGTTCCGAATACATGCACATCATGGACAATGATGAGCGCCAGTGGCTCCAGGACCGCATCGAGGCCGGCATGCCGAAGCCGACCGTTGCAGAACAAAAGTACATCCTGCAGAAACTCAACGCTGCTGAAGCTTTCGAGAACTTCCTGCAGACTAAGTACGTCGGCCAGAAGCGCTTCTCCCTCGAAGGTGCAGAAGCACTGATTCCACTCATGGACGCCGCGATTGACACGGCCGCTGGCCAGGGCCTTGATGAGGTTGTCATCGGCATGCCGCACCGTGGCCGCCTCAACGTTTTGTTCAACATCGTGGGCAAGCCACTTTCGGACATTTTCCACGAGTTCGAGGGCAACATGAAAGAAGGCCAGATCGGCGGATCTGGTGACGTCAAGTACCACTTGGGCGCTGAGGGCCAGCACATCCAGATGTTCGGCGACGGGGAGATCAAGGTATCTCTTGCAGCTAACCCATCCCACTTGGAAGCTGTTGATCCGGTTCTGGTCGGTATCGCACGCGCTAAGCAGGACCTTCTAGACAAGGGCGAGCAGGGCTTCTCTGTCATGCCGTTGATGCTGCACGGCGACGCATCGTTCGCCGGCCTGGGTATCGTTCAGGAAACCCTGAACATGATGGGCCTGCGTGGCTACACCGTCGGCGGCACCGTGCACATCGTGGTGAACAACCAGGTGGGCTTCACCACCACACCAGATGCGGGCCGTTCCTCCTACTACGCAACCGACCTGGCAAAGGCCTACGGTTGCCCCGTCTTCCACGTCAACGGCGACGACCCAGAGGCTGTCGTATGGGTCGGCCAGCTGGCCACGGAATACCGTCGACGCTTTGGCAAAGATGTCTTCATCGACCTCCTCTGCTACCGCCGTCGTGGCCACAACGAAGCCGATGACCCATCGATGACCCAGCCAGAGCTGTACTCCATCATCGACGACCGCAAGAGTGTCCGTGCGCGCTACACAGAGGATCTCAGCGGCCGTGGCGACCTGAATAAGGACGACGCAGAGGCAGCGGCCCGCGACTTCCACGACCAGATGGAAGCTGTGTTCAACGAGGTCAAGGAATCTGAGCGTTCCGGAAGCCTTGAGCAGACCGGCATCACCACCTCCCAGGAACTCACCCGTGGTTTGGATACGTCCATCACCAAGGAAGAACTGGTGGAAATTGGCCAGGCATATGCCAACGTGCCAGAAGACTTCACTGTTCACCGCCGTGTGAAGCCAGTGGCAAAGAAGCGCGCTGAATCTTCCCAGGAAGGTGGCATCGACTGGGGTTGGGCCGAGCTTGTGGCCTTTAGTTCCCTTGCTAACAATGGTCAGCTGGTTCGCCTCGCTGGTGAAGATTCTCGCCGCGGTACCTTCACCCAGCGTCACGCAGTCCTCTTCGACCCGGAAACTGGCGAAGAATACAACCCGCTCAACGCCCTGGCGGAGTCCAAGGGCAAGGGTGGCAAGTTCTTGGTCTACAACTCACCGCTCACCGAGTACGCGGGCATGGGCTTCGAATACGGCTACTCTGCAGGCAACCTTGATGCCATGGTTGCCTGGGAAGCACAGTTCGGCGACTTTGCTAACGGCGCTCAGACCATCATCGACGAGTACGTCTCCTCCGGTGAAGCCAAGTGGGGCCAGCTCAACAAAGTTGTCCTGCTTCTCCCCCACGGTTACGAAGGCCAGGGTCCAGACCACTCATCGGCGCGTATTGAGCGCTTCCTGCAGCTGGCAGCTGAAGGCTCGATGACCATCACGCAGCCTTCTACGCCGGCAAACTACTTCCACCTGCTGCGTCGTCACGCACTAGGTACCATGAGCCGGCCACTGGTCGTCTTCACGCCGAAGTCCATGCTGCGTAACAAGCACGCGGTCTCCTCCGTTGAAGACTTCACCGAGGTAAAGAAGTTCCGCTCCGTCATCAACGACACCAAGTTCGTCGATGCGAAGGGCAACGTCTCCGGCGACGTGGAGAAGGTCAAGCGCATCCTGCTCGTCTCCGGCAAGCTTGCTTGGGAGCTTGAGGATCGCCGCAACAAGGATGAGCGCGACGACATCGCAATCGTGCGCATCGAAATGCTGCACCCGATTCCATTCAACCGTCTCAAGGAAGCATTCGATACCTACCCGAATGCCGAGGAAATCGTGTTCTGCCAGGATGAGCCAGCAAACCAAGGCCCATGGCCATTCCTGAACGAGCACCTGCCGGAGCTTATTCCGGATATGCTGCCGATGCGCCGCGTATCGCGCCGTGCGCAGTCCTCTACTGCAACCGGTATCGCCAAGGTCCACCAGGCTGAACAGAAGGCTCTGCTCAACGAGATCTTCGAGTAA
- a CDS encoding O-methyltransferase, translated as MTDSAFNALEELIATTGLSASEDAGDTPATGPRAAMTVAREHATEFGLHAPTESAGALLRTVAAACRAEKSSGVIAITPAAAVVALYLAEGISEKHSITCIDPEVEHQKAAKSAMQQAGYGSAKARYLTSRPLDVLGRLAADSYHVIYADVAPLDMRATFDACWPLLTQGGTIIFAHSLLDATIADDNRVDRDTVAARDMFAFVNGLDPEEHVVTHLPIASGLTLITRR; from the coding sequence GTGACTGATTCTGCTTTCAACGCTTTAGAAGAGCTTATCGCTACCACCGGATTGTCTGCGTCCGAGGATGCAGGAGATACCCCTGCAACGGGACCGCGCGCTGCGATGACCGTTGCCCGCGAGCACGCCACCGAATTCGGTTTGCATGCTCCTACCGAATCCGCCGGCGCTTTACTGCGCACTGTGGCTGCCGCGTGCCGCGCAGAGAAGTCCTCGGGTGTCATTGCTATTACCCCGGCGGCAGCAGTCGTGGCGTTGTATTTGGCTGAGGGCATTTCCGAAAAGCATTCGATTACATGCATCGATCCAGAGGTCGAGCACCAGAAGGCGGCCAAGTCCGCGATGCAGCAGGCTGGCTACGGCTCTGCGAAAGCGCGTTACCTGACCTCGCGTCCGCTGGATGTCTTGGGCCGTTTAGCCGCTGACAGCTACCACGTGATTTACGCCGATGTGGCGCCACTAGATATGCGCGCCACGTTCGATGCCTGTTGGCCGCTGCTCACACAGGGTGGGACAATTATCTTCGCTCATTCGCTTCTCGACGCCACGATCGCCGACGACAACCGCGTGGACCGAGACACCGTCGCCGCCCGAGACATGTTCGCTTTTGTCAACGGACTCGACCCGGAAGAACACGTTGTTACTCATCTGCCGATCGCTTCTGGCCTGACGCTTATCACGCGTCGGTAG
- the tatB gene encoding Sec-independent protein translocase protein TatB, with protein sequence MFQNIGWLEIFMVVVVGIIIIGPEKLPGVIQDVRAAIYAARKAINNAKKEMNGEFGEEFDEFRKPLAEVAKWRAMGPKRALTKALFDDDESFLDDFDPKKLMEEAPTAGEAHRREARRTGGEAVDRTPTVPAPRPGTQRIQLKSQQEETPPQPPQPQPAPAPRPAAHRDPGLHGGFSWGDIM encoded by the coding sequence GTGTTCCAAAACATCGGCTGGCTGGAAATCTTCATGGTCGTCGTTGTTGGCATTATCATTATCGGCCCTGAAAAACTCCCTGGTGTCATCCAAGACGTGCGCGCTGCCATCTACGCCGCGCGCAAAGCCATTAACAACGCTAAAAAAGAAATGAACGGTGAATTCGGCGAAGAATTCGACGAATTCCGTAAGCCACTTGCCGAAGTAGCGAAATGGCGCGCAATGGGACCGAAGCGGGCGCTCACCAAAGCGCTTTTCGACGACGACGAGTCCTTCCTCGACGACTTCGACCCAAAGAAACTCATGGAAGAAGCCCCCACAGCCGGGGAAGCGCACCGCCGCGAAGCACGTCGTACTGGGGGAGAAGCCGTCGATCGCACCCCCACGGTGCCAGCGCCACGGCCAGGTACCCAGCGAATTCAGTTGAAGAGCCAGCAGGAAGAAACTCCACCACAGCCTCCGCAACCGCAGCCTGCACCGGCGCCACGGCCGGCAGCACACCGGGACCCCGGACTACACGGCGGCTTTTCGTGGGGCGACATCATGTAA
- a CDS encoding general stress protein, translated as MANNRTPAPHTRQRPSGWPVGSFESYLDAQAAVDKLSDQEFPVDALTIVGVDLLEVENVTGRLTWGKVIGSGALSGAWIGIFIGLLLGIFGGGFFGPILTGVIMGAIFGIIMAAVPYAMSGGARDFTSATTIVAGRYDLLCDPALATKARDAIAAMQYGTPAQSGYPAQQAPRESAEEDTTPDSQA; from the coding sequence ATGGCTAATAATCGAACCCCTGCACCACATACGCGGCAGCGCCCGAGTGGCTGGCCAGTTGGCAGTTTTGAGTCCTACCTTGACGCCCAAGCGGCCGTCGATAAGCTTTCTGATCAAGAATTTCCGGTTGATGCCCTAACGATCGTCGGCGTGGACTTGCTGGAAGTTGAAAATGTCACTGGCCGCCTGACCTGGGGCAAGGTTATCGGCTCCGGAGCACTGTCCGGCGCCTGGATCGGTATTTTCATTGGCCTCCTGCTGGGCATTTTCGGCGGAGGCTTCTTTGGCCCGATTCTGACCGGTGTAATCATGGGTGCAATCTTCGGCATCATCATGGCCGCAGTCCCGTACGCAATGAGCGGGGGAGCCCGCGATTTCACTTCCGCAACCACCATTGTTGCTGGCCGCTACGACCTGCTGTGTGACCCAGCACTGGCAACTAAGGCTCGCGACGCAATCGCAGCAATGCAGTACGGAACCCCAGCACAGAGCGGGTACCCTGCCCAGCAAGCACCACGTGAATCCGCTGAGGAAGACACCACCCCGGATTCCCAGGCCTAA
- a CDS encoding anti-sigma factor family protein, whose translation MTTTPHSPKNRAKAELILQHAKKVLFSVDHLAPEAIAAYVDCELSPVARKRAHLHLLQCEECAHEVRTQRAASEALNFCNTSDEVRASDDLLAKLTGIAHKCGPGPDASDTPCPKPEEMLDKVETLLRTLKKSTGGA comes from the coding sequence GTGACGACAACGCCACATAGCCCCAAGAATCGGGCGAAAGCGGAGCTGATTCTCCAGCACGCAAAAAAAGTGTTGTTCAGTGTGGATCACCTAGCGCCTGAAGCAATCGCCGCCTACGTGGATTGTGAACTCAGCCCGGTTGCCCGGAAGCGCGCGCACCTGCACCTGCTGCAGTGCGAAGAATGCGCCCACGAAGTCCGTACCCAACGCGCGGCTTCCGAGGCCTTAAACTTCTGCAATACCTCCGACGAAGTGCGTGCCTCAGACGATCTGCTTGCGAAACTCACGGGTATTGCCCACAAGTGTGGCCCAGGCCCCGACGCGTCAGATACTCCATGTCCGAAGCCCGAAGAGATGTTGGATAAAGTTGAGACGCTCTTGCGGACGTTAAAGAAATCGACCGGCGGGGCGTAA
- a CDS encoding Mrp/NBP35 family ATP-binding protein has translation MATVTESAVQEALSRVEDPELNRPLTELGMVKSVSVDGSDVAIELYLTIAGCPMKNTIQTNAEAAVKEIEGVGNVSITMEPMNDDQRRELRNKLRGSNAEPQIPFAQPESTTRVFAVASGKGGVGKSSVTANLACALAEKGLRVGIVDADIYGHSIPTLMGSDQQPTVMEEDMILPPISHGVKLISIGHFVQGNAPVVWRGPMLHRAIQQFLTDIYWGDLDILLLDLPPGTGDVAISIAQLIPNAELLIVTTPQAAAAEVAERAGSISQQTRQRIAGVIENMSAMVMPDGSTMEIFGSGGGQKVADRLSVLTGSDVELMGSIPLDPSLRQHGDTGKPVVLADPESPAAKEFAKITDQLVVRKQSLAGRPLGLNVQ, from the coding sequence ATGGCTACTGTTACTGAATCCGCGGTTCAGGAAGCACTGTCCCGCGTAGAAGACCCCGAACTGAATCGCCCACTCACCGAGCTGGGCATGGTGAAGTCGGTCTCCGTCGATGGCTCGGACGTTGCAATTGAGTTGTACCTGACCATCGCTGGCTGCCCGATGAAAAACACCATCCAAACCAACGCTGAGGCTGCGGTCAAAGAGATTGAGGGGGTGGGCAATGTTTCTATCACAATGGAGCCGATGAACGATGATCAGCGTCGCGAACTTCGTAATAAGTTGCGCGGTTCTAACGCTGAGCCTCAGATTCCGTTTGCGCAGCCAGAGTCCACTACTCGCGTATTCGCCGTTGCTTCCGGCAAGGGCGGCGTGGGCAAGTCCTCCGTGACAGCCAACTTAGCGTGCGCGTTGGCAGAAAAAGGCCTACGCGTCGGTATCGTCGATGCCGATATTTATGGGCACAGCATCCCTACCCTCATGGGGTCAGACCAACAGCCCACCGTGATGGAGGAAGACATGATTCTTCCCCCGATCTCACACGGCGTGAAGCTCATTTCGATTGGCCACTTTGTCCAAGGTAATGCGCCAGTAGTGTGGCGCGGCCCCATGTTGCACCGTGCTATCCAGCAATTCCTCACGGATATTTACTGGGGTGACTTGGATATCCTGCTTCTGGACCTTCCTCCGGGAACGGGTGACGTCGCCATCTCTATCGCGCAGCTTATCCCGAATGCGGAGTTGCTCATCGTGACTACGCCTCAGGCGGCCGCGGCGGAGGTTGCAGAACGCGCTGGCTCGATTTCCCAGCAGACGCGCCAGCGTATCGCAGGCGTTATCGAAAACATGTCTGCAATGGTCATGCCCGATGGTTCCACGATGGAGATTTTTGGCTCCGGTGGCGGACAGAAGGTTGCAGACCGCTTAAGTGTGCTGACAGGGTCCGATGTCGAGCTCATGGGATCGATTCCGTTGGATCCCTCCCTGCGCCAGCATGGCGATACCGGCAAGCCTGTTGTACTGGCTGACCCGGAGTCTCCTGCGGCGAAGGAATTTGCCAAGATTACAGACCAGCTTGTGGTACGCAAGCAGTCGCTAGCCGGACGTCCTCTTGGGTTGAACGTTCAGTAA
- a CDS encoding GH32 C-terminal domain-containing protein: protein MTAESGVLNAPAGILIDGSRWHIFHQYRPLHDAPYTPETTARWGHQVSEGNGFSWEECDDVLAPEGGELLVRAGSVVSTKAGSARLYFTSVTKDGCSVHLAEIPDLEETADETSDDCTAVAQSVRRIGAVVDNSTLNADGSASGLKDFRSPCVIPDWASTDDREEGHEGWLMLAVTGDSEHPTLAMAHSEDGLDWTIDGPLHFSGTSGLEDEQRLVSPRISRLRDEVDGKIYDVLLITVERDGIDVSGYLVGRLEGTVFDVVQPFTRVDYGHDFTRPRTVYYTPGSASHEDRHDQTALLGLVNGVGRYDDPAQHLSLQKEGWANALSLPRVATLQNQCLYQVPAQKLIDEVAHTSHARSWTGVCDIPEGSAVVISLVDENGNIAATVTHKGTVLELDRSMNPHHSGDPVATAPLSEVDTDSLGIIVDGSVVEVFADGGAVAMASRVYIDGECTALEVDTQGEASIINCFERSGRSLNSPQNN from the coding sequence GTGACTGCAGAATCAGGTGTCCTCAACGCACCGGCAGGTATCCTCATCGACGGTTCTCGGTGGCATATTTTCCACCAATACCGCCCCCTGCACGACGCGCCATATACTCCGGAAACGACGGCACGGTGGGGCCACCAGGTTTCCGAAGGCAACGGGTTTAGTTGGGAAGAATGCGATGACGTACTTGCCCCCGAAGGCGGCGAGCTTCTTGTCCGCGCCGGGTCGGTAGTGTCCACGAAGGCTGGGAGTGCTCGCCTCTACTTCACGTCGGTAACCAAAGACGGTTGTTCGGTCCATCTCGCTGAAATTCCCGATTTGGAAGAAACTGCCGACGAAACCTCGGATGATTGCACCGCTGTGGCCCAGTCTGTGCGACGCATCGGGGCAGTTGTAGATAATTCCACACTCAATGCTGATGGTTCCGCGTCGGGCCTGAAGGACTTCCGCTCCCCGTGCGTCATCCCCGACTGGGCCAGCACAGATGACCGCGAAGAAGGCCACGAAGGCTGGCTGATGCTCGCCGTCACTGGGGATTCCGAACACCCCACACTGGCAATGGCCCACTCCGAAGACGGGCTTGATTGGACTATCGACGGCCCCCTCCACTTCTCCGGCACCTCCGGTCTGGAGGACGAGCAGCGCTTGGTCAGCCCTCGAATCTCGCGTCTGCGCGATGAAGTAGACGGCAAGATTTACGACGTCCTCCTCATCACCGTGGAGCGCGACGGCATCGACGTTTCCGGGTACCTTGTCGGACGCCTCGAAGGCACCGTGTTTGACGTAGTCCAGCCTTTTACCCGCGTTGACTACGGCCATGACTTCACCCGCCCGCGCACCGTCTACTACACCCCCGGATCTGCATCCCACGAAGACCGCCACGACCAGACAGCGCTCCTAGGTTTGGTCAACGGGGTTGGCCGCTACGACGACCCAGCACAACACCTCTCGCTGCAGAAGGAAGGCTGGGCCAATGCGCTCAGCCTGCCCCGTGTAGCCACTCTCCAGAACCAGTGCCTCTACCAAGTCCCAGCCCAGAAGCTTATCGACGAAGTCGCCCACACTTCCCACGCTCGTTCGTGGACAGGCGTCTGCGACATCCCCGAAGGCTCTGCCGTTGTCATCTCCTTGGTCGATGAAAACGGCAACATTGCTGCAACCGTCACTCACAAGGGCACCGTCCTGGAATTGGACCGCTCGATGAACCCGCACCACTCCGGCGACCCAGTAGCTACCGCTCCCCTATCCGAGGTGGACACCGATAGCCTGGGCATCATTGTGGACGGGTCAGTTGTGGAAGTCTTCGCCGACGGCGGTGCCGTGGCCATGGCAAGTCGCGTCTACATTGACGGCGAATGCACCGCACTCGAGGTCGATACCCAGGGCGAAGCCAGCATCATCAACTGTTTCGAGCGTTCCGGCCGCTCCCTGAACTCGCCCCAGAATAATTAA
- the budA gene encoding acetolactate decarboxylase — protein MAHENFPQQRHSIFQNSLMSALLDGIYDGEMTVGELLGHGNFGIGTFDALDGEMIVLDGTCYQVRGDGSAEVASFEQKSPFTVMTNFVPRISATPPPGLKRSELSEFIDSMQPSENFMYAVRITGTFADVTVRTVTKQEKPYRPMVEATGDDAELHFTDVAGVIGGFRTPIYEKGIGVPGCHVHFIDSARSRGGHVLDFTLTEGVVELCPGTNLELHLPLTTAFGAADLSPQDLDDQIHRTEVKS, from the coding sequence ATGGCACATGAAAACTTCCCACAGCAGAGGCATAGCATCTTCCAGAATTCACTCATGTCGGCGCTGTTGGATGGGATTTATGATGGCGAAATGACAGTCGGTGAACTGCTCGGGCACGGCAACTTCGGCATCGGAACTTTTGATGCCCTCGACGGCGAAATGATCGTCCTCGACGGGACCTGCTACCAGGTGCGCGGAGATGGTTCAGCGGAGGTTGCTAGTTTTGAGCAGAAGTCCCCTTTCACCGTCATGACGAACTTCGTCCCGCGTATTTCGGCAACGCCTCCGCCTGGCCTAAAACGCTCTGAGCTTTCGGAATTCATCGATTCCATGCAGCCGAGTGAAAACTTTATGTACGCTGTTCGCATAACCGGCACTTTTGCTGATGTGACCGTGCGAACGGTCACGAAGCAAGAAAAACCGTACCGGCCTATGGTGGAGGCAACTGGCGATGATGCCGAGCTGCATTTCACTGATGTTGCCGGGGTAATCGGCGGGTTCCGTACTCCTATCTATGAGAAAGGAATCGGGGTTCCTGGTTGCCACGTGCACTTTATCGATAGTGCGCGGTCCCGAGGCGGACATGTTCTGGACTTCACCCTCACCGAGGGCGTCGTAGAACTGTGCCCCGGAACGAACCTGGAGTTACATCTGCCGCTGACCACAGCCTTTGGTGCAGCGGACTTGTCTCCACAGGATTTGGATGACCAAATCCACCGCACAGAAGTGAAGAGTTAA
- the sigE gene encoding RNA polymerase sigma factor SigE: MTIPRANERPTSEPAPEPAEVAHAHSATTDEELVGTDAFDAGLAEMPAWEELVRQHADSVYRLAFRLSGNQQDAEDLTQETFMRVFRSLKHYKAGTFRGWLHRITTNLFLDMVRHRQTIRMEALPEDYERVPGNDMTPEQAYTVNNLTPVLQEALDNLSPDFRVAVVLCDVVGMSYEEIAGTLGVKMGTVRSRIHRGRAQMRTYLEAAAEASEDARLLIPANA, encoded by the coding sequence ATGACCATCCCACGAGCGAATGAGCGCCCTACATCTGAGCCTGCCCCAGAACCGGCGGAGGTGGCTCACGCGCACAGTGCCACTACAGATGAAGAACTCGTGGGGACCGACGCCTTTGATGCTGGCCTAGCGGAGATGCCAGCATGGGAAGAATTAGTTCGGCAACACGCCGATAGCGTCTATCGCCTTGCATTCCGTCTCAGCGGTAACCAGCAAGACGCAGAAGACCTCACCCAAGAAACCTTCATGCGTGTCTTCCGCTCGCTCAAGCATTACAAGGCTGGAACGTTCCGCGGCTGGCTACACCGCATTACTACAAACCTGTTCCTGGATATGGTTCGCCATCGCCAGACGATCAGGATGGAAGCATTGCCGGAGGATTATGAACGCGTCCCCGGTAACGACATGACGCCGGAACAGGCCTACACCGTGAACAATCTGACGCCTGTCCTGCAGGAAGCCCTCGACAACTTGAGCCCTGACTTCCGCGTCGCAGTGGTGCTCTGTGACGTCGTAGGAATGAGCTACGAGGAAATCGCCGGAACCCTAGGCGTGAAGATGGGGACCGTCCGTTCCCGCATCCACCGCGGCCGTGCACAAATGCGCACCTATCTCGAGGCTGCCGCCGAGGCAAGCGAAGACGCCCGGCTTCTCATTCCCGCCAACGCTTAG